From one Paenibacillus terrae HPL-003 genomic stretch:
- a CDS encoding acryloyl-CoA reductase produces the protein MAATFQALVVEKNDTFSVGVKNVSFEQLPVGEVLIKVAYSSVNYKDGLASIPEGKIVRSYPFIPGIDLSGYVVSSSDPRFQEGQQVLVTGYEVGVSHYGGFSEYARIPADWIVPLPAGLTLKEAMIYGTAGFTAALSIMRLEDNGVSPYKGKILVTGATGGVGGAAVSMLHKKGYQVVASTGKLDAADYLKSLGASEVISREDVVENSGKPLNKQQWQAAVDSVGGNMLAAILSKIEYGGSVAVSGLTGGTEVPTTVLPFILRRVNLLGIDSVYCSAERRANLWKLMAQDLKPERLETLVDREVSLQELPEALSDILKSKTHGRILVHVSQDL, from the coding sequence ATGGCTGCAACGTTTCAAGCATTAGTTGTTGAAAAAAACGACACATTCTCAGTCGGTGTCAAAAATGTTTCATTCGAGCAATTGCCTGTAGGAGAAGTTTTGATAAAAGTAGCATATTCCAGTGTAAATTATAAGGATGGTTTGGCAAGTATTCCTGAAGGCAAAATTGTTCGGTCGTATCCTTTCATACCAGGTATTGATTTGTCAGGTTACGTAGTTTCCTCCTCTGACCCTAGATTTCAAGAGGGACAGCAGGTTTTGGTCACCGGTTACGAAGTAGGTGTATCACATTACGGTGGATTTAGCGAATATGCGCGTATTCCAGCGGATTGGATTGTGCCCCTTCCAGCCGGATTGACATTAAAAGAAGCCATGATTTACGGAACGGCTGGTTTTACCGCGGCTTTATCCATTATGCGTCTGGAGGATAATGGAGTATCACCCTACAAAGGAAAGATTTTGGTTACGGGAGCAACTGGTGGTGTTGGAGGTGCTGCTGTGTCCATGCTGCATAAGAAAGGCTATCAAGTAGTCGCCAGCACAGGAAAATTGGATGCTGCTGATTATTTGAAATCGCTCGGAGCAAGCGAAGTTATCTCTCGCGAGGATGTTGTCGAAAACAGTGGAAAACCGCTCAATAAACAGCAATGGCAAGCTGCTGTTGACTCTGTAGGCGGTAATATGCTCGCTGCCATTTTGAGCAAAATCGAGTATGGAGGTTCCGTTGCTGTTAGTGGCTTGACAGGCGGAACAGAAGTGCCGACAACTGTTCTGCCGTTCATCTTACGTAGAGTTAATCTTTTAGGTATCGACTCCGTTTACTGCTCTGCAGAACGAAGAGCCAACTTATGGAAACTCATGGCACAAGATTTAAAACCGGAGCGGTTGGAAACACTGGTGGATCGTGAGGTATCTCTGCAGGAACTACCTGAGGCGCTTTCTGATATTTTGAAATCTAAAACTCATGGTCGCATTCTGGTGCATGTGTCTCAAGATTTATAA
- a CDS encoding alpha/beta fold hydrolase produces MTTYHSLEVEGINVFYRKAGNPNKPVILLLHGFPSASHMFRELIPILEKDYYLIAPDYPGFGNSSSPDREDFQYTFDHITGIIETFIDKLGLVKYALYVFDYGAPIGFRIAMHHPERVTAVISQNGNIYREGLGDKWAAREEYWRNPTQEKRESYRTAFAPDTIKHQYVDGTKEGQVSPDGYTLDIAYMSRPGNDEKQLDLIFDYQNNVKMYPKFQQYLHEYQPPLLATWGKNDVSFIPAGAEVFKKDLPDAEIYLLDTGHFALETHAYEIGERVLDFLKNKEI; encoded by the coding sequence ATGACGACTTATCATTCACTTGAGGTAGAAGGCATAAATGTATTTTATCGTAAGGCTGGTAATCCGAATAAACCAGTCATTTTATTGCTTCATGGCTTTCCGTCCGCTAGTCATATGTTTAGAGAGCTAATACCTATTTTAGAAAAAGACTACTATTTAATTGCTCCCGATTATCCGGGGTTCGGGAATTCCTCATCCCCTGACAGAGAAGATTTTCAGTATACATTTGACCATATTACTGGAATTATCGAAACTTTCATCGATAAACTAGGGCTTGTTAAATATGCGTTATATGTTTTTGACTACGGAGCCCCTATTGGCTTTCGTATAGCCATGCACCATCCAGAACGTGTCACAGCAGTAATAAGCCAAAATGGCAATATTTATCGTGAAGGACTAGGGGATAAATGGGCGGCACGAGAAGAATATTGGCGTAATCCTACGCAAGAAAAAAGAGAAAGTTACAGGACAGCATTTGCGCCTGACACGATCAAGCACCAATATGTTGATGGAACAAAGGAAGGCCAGGTTTCCCCGGATGGCTACACTCTTGATATTGCTTATATGTCCCGGCCGGGGAATGATGAGAAGCAATTGGATTTAATTTTCGATTACCAAAATAATGTAAAAATGTATCCGAAGTTTCAGCAGTATCTTCATGAATATCAGCCGCCCTTATTAGCAACGTGGGGTAAAAATGATGTCTCATTTATTCCGGCTGGCGCCGAAGTTTTTAAGAAAGATTTACCTGACGCTGAGATTTATTTGTTGGATACCGGGCACTTTGCATTGGAAACACATGCCTATGAAATTGGAGAACGAGTGCTGGATTTTTTGAAAAATAAAGAGATTTGA
- the licT gene encoding BglG family transcription antiterminator LicT has product MKIKKIFNNNVILLTDEHQNEMIVMGKGIGFNKHNAEFVDFSKVDKRFVLDKGNTDKLVGLVSEIPVEHLELSHEIIEYAKRKLSVKLSDNIYITLTDHISFALVRFEEGLQIKNVLLWEIKKFYKEEFRIALDALGLIERKLGIRLPEDEAGSIALHFVNAQHTGQDMRQTVAVTRIVNDLSNIVKYHFGIKIDEESLNYSRFMTHLKYFAYRILRNELIPEEQDSLYDQVREKYPEAYICTQKLVNYLKHNYNKKLTNEEMFYLVIHIQRLTSREI; this is encoded by the coding sequence ATGAAAATCAAAAAAATTTTCAATAACAATGTGATATTATTGACCGATGAGCATCAGAATGAAATGATCGTGATGGGAAAAGGCATTGGGTTTAACAAACACAATGCGGAATTCGTTGACTTTTCCAAGGTAGACAAAAGGTTTGTATTGGACAAGGGAAACACCGATAAACTGGTGGGACTGGTTAGCGAAATTCCGGTCGAGCATCTGGAGCTCTCTCATGAAATTATCGAATATGCGAAGCGGAAGCTGTCCGTGAAACTGAGCGATAACATTTATATCACGTTAACCGACCATATCAGTTTTGCTCTCGTCAGATTTGAGGAAGGCCTGCAAATTAAGAACGTTCTACTCTGGGAAATCAAAAAATTCTATAAAGAAGAGTTCCGCATCGCGCTGGATGCGCTGGGCCTGATTGAGCGGAAGCTGGGTATTCGTCTTCCGGAAGATGAAGCGGGTTCCATTGCATTGCATTTCGTCAATGCACAGCATACCGGACAAGATATGAGACAGACCGTTGCTGTGACTCGGATTGTAAATGACCTGTCGAATATTGTGAAATACCATTTTGGAATCAAGATTGATGAGGAATCCTTGAATTATAGCCGGTTCATGACGCATTTGAAGTACTTTGCATACCGCATACTCCGGAATGAGCTGATTCCAGAGGAACAAGATTCCCTTTATGATCAAGTCAGAGAGAAATATCCCGAGGCGTATATTTGTACGCAAAAGCTGGTGAATTATTTGAAGCATAACTACAACAAAAAGCTGACGAACGAGGAAATGTTTTACCTCGTCATTCACATTCAACGGCTGACGAGTCGGGAGATTTAA
- a CDS encoding FAD:protein FMN transferase, producing MNKHSKCFQMMGTIINLCIYHENGDYLLNQAHSILRKFESRYTINKAYSELIEVNQNSGIQAVTVGEDLYDLVKLGKEVSINSNGIFNIAIGPLVKLWNIGFKNARLPSKKEIRDCLSLINPQKIELNDSQHSIHLMKMGMAIDLGAIAKGYFADQLKQFFTEHGVKNGLIDLGGNVLSIGSSPVQRDGYWHVGIQNPFKSRGNIIGVVLTKDRSVVTSGIYERYFHQENNTYHHILDSKTGYPLENDIASVTIISDNSVAGEIWTTLGFADLANISIKRLNAEKNIEGIIIAKDGKMFVTSGLMADHSVDTEQASKFLYI from the coding sequence ATGAACAAACACTCAAAATGCTTTCAAATGATGGGTACAATTATTAATTTGTGCATTTATCATGAAAATGGTGATTACTTGCTAAATCAAGCTCATAGTATATTAAGAAAATTTGAATCTCGTTATACCATCAACAAAGCTTACTCTGAGCTGATTGAAGTAAATCAAAACTCTGGCATTCAAGCTGTAACAGTTGGTGAAGATTTATACGATTTAGTCAAATTAGGAAAAGAAGTAAGTATTAATTCTAATGGTATTTTTAATATTGCTATCGGTCCTTTAGTAAAATTATGGAATATTGGATTTAAAAATGCAAGGTTACCAAGCAAAAAGGAAATTCGTGATTGTTTATCACTAATAAATCCTCAAAAAATTGAACTGAATGATTCCCAACACTCCATTCATTTGATGAAAATGGGTATGGCTATTGATTTAGGCGCCATTGCTAAAGGATATTTTGCTGACCAACTAAAACAATTCTTTACTGAACACGGAGTTAAAAATGGGCTTATTGATTTAGGCGGTAATGTCCTATCCATCGGCTCTTCACCGGTACAGAGAGATGGTTATTGGCATGTAGGCATTCAAAATCCCTTTAAAAGTAGAGGGAATATTATTGGAGTTGTACTAACTAAAGATCGATCCGTGGTCACTTCAGGTATCTACGAACGTTACTTTCATCAAGAAAATAATACGTATCACCATATTCTTGATTCAAAAACTGGTTATCCATTAGAGAATGACATTGCAAGCGTAACAATCATCTCCGACAATTCCGTTGCCGGCGAGATTTGGACAACGCTGGGATTTGCCGATTTAGCCAATATAAGCATTAAACGATTGAATGCCGAAAAAAATATTGAAGGAATCATCATAGCAAAAGACGGAAAAATGTTTGTCACTTCGGGATTAATGGCTGATCATTCAGTTGATACTGAGCAGGCTTCTAAATTTTTGTATATTTAG
- a CDS encoding beta-glucoside-specific PTS transporter subunit IIABC, producing MDHPKLGKEILNLVGGKENVQSLTHCATRLRFVLNNNERADAKKLEQTPGVLKVVVGGGQFQVVIGNDVAEVYKHIDREGGFANKEDSQGNDAQKTSLTSKIFSVISGSLSPLIPVFAGAGLVKALLIVLERLGWVAADSSTYAILAAAGNSVFYFLPILLGVTIARVYNVSSFVAAAIGAALLEPSFTALGTTGGSTSFLGIPVPLLDYASSVFPMFIAVSLYAVLERFLKRIIHKNLQLFAVPFISLVIMVPLTAILIGPFGVYVGQWIGVVVNFLINANPIIAGAILGGVWFFVVLLGLHWAVVPIIMSNLATGNGDMIVPLLAPSSAAAMGIALGVFLKTRDKDLKALSGSTFLSGILSGVTEPIMYGIILRYRKTMIYLIIAAAVGGAVEGALGVKLIAFNFFVNIFTLPAQSPVLYFVIGLLVSLALATILPLLFGYDTDNKATSAVANTKHPAEALAAQQSETTVLSPLSGRIVGLEQVEDAVFSSESMGKGIAIEPDKGVLISPIDGKVAVTVGSSHAIAVRSEDGVEVLMHIGIDTVKLKGRHFSQKVSEGDKVRKGDVLLEFDLEGIKAEGFKLTTPIVITNTHEFREIRVAASQGPIQPLQELLKISK from the coding sequence ATGGATCACCCCAAATTGGGTAAAGAAATTTTGAATCTTGTCGGGGGCAAAGAAAATGTACAGAGCTTGACTCACTGTGCCACACGTCTGCGGTTCGTACTGAACAACAACGAGCGGGCTGACGCTAAAAAGCTGGAACAGACTCCAGGGGTACTGAAGGTAGTGGTAGGCGGCGGACAATTTCAAGTAGTTATCGGGAACGATGTAGCAGAGGTGTATAAGCACATCGATAGAGAGGGTGGCTTCGCCAACAAAGAGGATTCACAGGGAAACGATGCGCAAAAAACAAGCCTGACCTCGAAAATCTTCAGTGTTATCTCCGGTAGTTTGTCGCCTTTGATCCCGGTGTTTGCCGGGGCGGGCCTTGTCAAAGCACTACTTATTGTATTGGAGAGATTGGGCTGGGTTGCTGCAGACAGCAGCACGTATGCGATTCTTGCGGCTGCTGGAAACTCGGTATTCTATTTCCTTCCAATTTTGCTGGGTGTAACGATTGCCAGAGTTTATAATGTGAGCTCCTTCGTTGCAGCTGCGATTGGAGCTGCTTTGCTGGAGCCGAGCTTTACTGCGCTTGGAACGACCGGTGGCTCAACTTCTTTCCTCGGGATACCTGTCCCGCTCTTAGATTACGCATCATCGGTGTTTCCGATGTTTATTGCGGTTAGCCTATATGCCGTGCTTGAACGTTTCCTGAAACGAATCATTCATAAAAATCTGCAGCTTTTTGCAGTGCCGTTTATTTCCCTGGTTATTATGGTGCCCCTGACCGCCATCCTTATCGGTCCGTTTGGTGTATATGTTGGCCAGTGGATTGGTGTGGTCGTGAATTTTCTCATCAATGCAAACCCGATTATTGCTGGCGCGATCCTCGGCGGAGTCTGGTTCTTTGTGGTACTTCTGGGTCTACATTGGGCCGTAGTGCCAATCATTATGAGTAACTTGGCAACTGGCAATGGGGACATGATAGTCCCGCTGCTCGCACCATCAAGCGCAGCAGCCATGGGAATTGCATTGGGCGTATTTCTTAAAACCAGGGACAAGGATCTGAAAGCTTTAAGTGGCTCCACGTTCCTTTCTGGTATTTTGTCAGGGGTAACAGAACCCATCATGTATGGCATCATCCTTCGTTACCGGAAAACCATGATCTATTTGATTATCGCTGCGGCTGTTGGCGGCGCGGTCGAGGGAGCGTTGGGTGTTAAGCTGATCGCTTTCAATTTCTTCGTGAATATATTTACGCTTCCAGCACAATCGCCAGTGTTATATTTTGTTATTGGCCTCCTTGTTTCGCTGGCGCTGGCGACCATTCTTCCTCTCTTGTTCGGGTACGATACGGACAATAAGGCAACGTCGGCAGTCGCAAACACAAAACACCCTGCTGAAGCTTTGGCTGCACAGCAAAGCGAAACGACTGTTTTAAGTCCGTTGAGTGGTCGGATAGTCGGCTTGGAGCAGGTTGAAGATGCCGTATTTTCTTCGGAATCGATGGGTAAAGGGATCGCAATCGAACCGGACAAAGGGGTTCTGATCTCCCCGATTGATGGCAAAGTTGCCGTGACCGTAGGCAGTTCGCATGCCATTGCTGTCAGATCAGAAGATGGCGTGGAGGTTTTGATGCATATTGGCATAGATACAGTCAAACTGAAGGGACGACATTTTTCACAAAAGGTAAGTGAAGGCGATAAGGTTCGTAAAGGAGATGTACTGCTAGAATTTGATTTGGAAGGCATAAAGGCCGAAGGATTTAAGTTGACAACGCCGATCGTCATTACGAATACACACGAATTCCGGGAAATTCGGGTTGCGGCATCGCAAGGGCCGATTCAGCCACTGCAAGAGCTGCTAAAAATAAGCAAATAG
- a CDS encoding LysR family transcriptional regulator codes for MMVDIRDLQIFLAVANEGSITKAAEKMEYVQSSISIRIQQLEKELKTSLFRRGRQGVRLTTSGEALKSYAEKIVFLTQEAERVVADNSIPRGPLRIGSPETTTAIRLPSILTDYHKSYPEVDLTLKTGTTEELINFVLKYELDGAFVAAPVDHAELDITEVGVEELAFISGGQFPSIDQPEQLRNLTLLVFRVGCSYRRKLEDWLYLQGIIPAKIMEFGTLEGILGCIHAGLGVSLLPRSVVERAMVQYNLRIHEISDKSYLTPTLFIRRKDTYETAATSEFIRISKQRFNHA; via the coding sequence ATGATGGTGGACATTCGGGACCTGCAGATTTTTCTGGCAGTTGCGAACGAAGGAAGCATTACCAAAGCAGCCGAAAAAATGGAATATGTTCAGTCAAGTATAAGTATCCGTATCCAGCAGCTTGAAAAAGAGCTGAAAACATCGCTATTTCGTCGTGGGCGGCAAGGGGTTCGGCTCACAACATCCGGAGAGGCCCTCAAGTCCTATGCTGAAAAAATTGTCTTCCTTACTCAAGAGGCGGAACGAGTCGTGGCAGATAACTCGATCCCAAGAGGACCGCTTCGGATCGGATCGCCAGAAACCACAACAGCGATTCGGCTACCGTCTATTCTCACCGATTACCATAAATCTTATCCAGAGGTGGATTTGACATTAAAAACCGGAACAACAGAAGAACTCATCAATTTCGTGTTAAAGTACGAATTGGATGGAGCTTTTGTAGCTGCGCCAGTTGATCATGCTGAGCTCGATATTACGGAGGTAGGGGTTGAGGAACTTGCGTTCATATCGGGAGGACAATTCCCCTCCATTGATCAGCCTGAGCAATTGCGAAATCTGACTTTATTGGTATTTCGTGTCGGATGTTCTTACCGACGAAAACTCGAGGATTGGTTATATTTGCAAGGAATTATTCCGGCTAAGATCATGGAGTTTGGAACATTGGAAGGAATCCTTGGATGTATTCATGCTGGTCTCGGGGTATCCCTTTTACCTCGCTCGGTGGTTGAAAGAGCCATGGTTCAATATAACTTACGCATTCATGAGATTTCGGATAAATCCTATTTAACACCGACTCTATTTATACGTCGTAAAGATACTTATGAAACTGCAGCTACGTCCGAATTTATCCGGATTTCAAAACAGAGGTTCAACCATGCTTAA
- a CDS encoding carbohydrate deacetylase, protein MRLIVNADDFGITTEVSRGILEGMRDGFITDTSALVNSPDFLSSVILAREAGVTEMGVHLTITFFKPVLDAAQVSSIVDPQGNFYRKPQLIPSSYNKQEVKDELRAQIETFLRTGLKMNHLDTHHGFSIMDEQILAIVIRLAQEYQVPMRRDDSMAADERLKEQIVASGVKMVDRLCFDPSSPSVSEEKVRSILECWQDTDAVVEIASHPGYADDKLRALSSLADEREMDLKLFMNQDLLTYIRDHHIELISYGKL, encoded by the coding sequence ATGAGATTGATAGTAAATGCCGATGATTTCGGAATTACGACGGAGGTCAGCCGGGGGATTCTTGAGGGGATGAGGGACGGTTTCATCACCGATACCTCTGCGCTCGTCAATTCGCCCGATTTCCTAAGCTCTGTCATACTTGCCCGCGAAGCGGGAGTTACTGAGATGGGAGTTCATCTTACGATAACTTTTTTTAAGCCGGTGCTGGACGCCGCACAGGTCAGCAGTATTGTCGACCCGCAGGGGAACTTTTACCGCAAGCCGCAGCTGATTCCGTCTTCATACAATAAACAGGAGGTCAAGGACGAGCTGCGGGCACAGATTGAAACCTTTCTGCGGACGGGGCTCAAAATGAATCACCTGGACACGCATCACGGATTCAGCATTATGGACGAACAGATACTGGCGATCGTCATCAGACTGGCACAGGAATATCAGGTGCCGATGCGAAGAGACGATTCCATGGCCGCCGATGAACGCCTAAAGGAGCAGATAGTCGCGTCAGGCGTGAAGATGGTTGACAGGCTATGCTTTGATCCGTCCAGCCCCTCTGTTAGTGAAGAAAAAGTGAGGTCAATACTGGAGTGCTGGCAAGACACTGACGCTGTCGTGGAGATTGCCAGCCACCCCGGCTATGCGGATGACAAGCTGCGCGCTCTGTCTTCTCTGGCCGATGAGCGGGAGATGGATCTGAAACTGTTCATGAATCAGGATCTGCTCACGTATATCAGGGATCATCACATCGAATTGATAAGCTACGGTAAGCTGTAA